The sequence AGGCTCTCTTTTTGACCAGTCCTGGGGCAAGAAGTTATCCACATGTGGATACCCCTCCCCCATACCCCCTCCCCACTACTACTTATCAACATCCTCTAACTGTCACGGAGGCATCTGAACGCAATCACGAACACCTTTGGCTAAAGGTGAACGGTCGTGATACAATAGGACTATCTCAGTACACGGAGGAGAGCCTCCATGCTCTTGGCTATTGACATAGGTAATACGAACATTGTCTTGGGCGTATACGAAGGCAGTGAGCTGCTAGCCCATTGGCGGATAGCCACTGAAGTGCATAAATTGGCCGATGAATACGCTATGCTTTTAGGGGACCTCTTCGCCTATGCTGGACTGGATATGAAGGCGGTGAACGCCGTCGTCGTTTCCAGCGTAGTACCACCCTTAACCACCACCTTTCATGACCTCTCCCAACGCTACTTGGGTGTAGGGCCGCTTGTAGTCGGTCCGGGTATTAAGACTGGTGTGCGGATCGTCTCTGAAAACCCCAAGGAGGTCGGCGCTGATCGCATCGTCAATGCCCTTGCGGCCCATAGGTTATATGGTGGTCCAGCCATAATCATCGATTTTGGTACAGCTACTACCTTCGATGCCATATCCAGGCAAGGAGATTATCTTGGTGGAGCCATCGCCCCAGGGATCACCATCTCTTCGGAATCTCTTTTTCTCCACACAGCCAAACTGCCACGCGTGGAACTGGTACGGCCGAAGACGGCGATCGGTCGTAACACTGTTGCCAGCATGCAGTCGGGCATCATTTTCGGTTATGTTGGTCTTGTCGAGGGACTAATTTACCGCTTCCGACAGGAATTGGGGGAATGCCGTGTTATCGCCACCGGGGGACTAGCAGAGATAATCGCCAAAGAAACACCGCTGATCCAGATCGTCGATCCCCTCCTGACCCTGGAGGGGATGCGTCTAATCTACGAGTTTAACAAGGAGAGCGATGATGCTGACCAGTAAGAATATCATCTTAGGGGTAACAGGGGGCATTGCCGCCTATAAGGCGGCCGAATTGGCCAGCATGCTGACCCAAGCCGGAGCGATGGTCGATGTGATCATGACCGAGGCGGCAACACGATTTATCACTCCCCTCACCTTTCAAACGCTTACACGCCGCCCAGTCATCATTGAGATGTTTCGTCTCCTTGAAGAGACCAAAATCGCCCATGTCTCCCTTGCTGAACGAGCTGATTTGATCGCTATTGTTCCAGCCACAGCTAATACCATCGCGAAGATCGCCTGTGGCCTGGCCGATGATATGCTTTCAGCTACTATTCTAGCCACGCAAGCACCGGTGGTTATTGCCCCAGCGATGAACGATGGAATGTATAGCAATCCAATCACTCAAGAGAACTTAGCCAGGTTGCGCGCCCGTGGAATGACGATCGTTGAACCTGTTTATGGACGCCTGGCCTCTGGACGAATAGGCAAAGGACGACTAGCCAAGCCCCATGCTATCTTCGGCACAATCAGACAGGTCCTGGGGCAGCATGGTCAGCTGGCTGGTAAAAGAGCGGTAATAACGGCGGGAGGAACGCAGGAACCCATCGATCCGGTGCGTTTCATCAGCAATCGCTCCTCAGGCAAGATGGGTTATGCCCTGGCTGAAGCGCTACGTGATCGAGGGGCCAAGGTGACCCTTATTTCAGCGCCTACGGCGCTGCCGGTGCCAGTAGGTGTCGAACTCGTCCAAGTCACGACCGCTCTTGAGATGAAGTCCGCCGTGGAGGAAGCCTTGAGCGCGGCTGATATTTTAATTATGGCTGCGGCTGTTGCCGATTATCGCCCTGAACGGTCAGCTCCCCAAAAAATGAAGAGGGTAGGCCACGAGATCACCCTGAAATTGGTTGAAAATCCCGATATTTTAGCTGGAGCGGCCGATAAACCAGTCTTTAAGGTCGGGTTTGCCGCCGAAAGCGAAAACCTGATCGCTAACGCCAGAGAAAAGTTAATCAGAAAACGCCTAAATCTTGTTGTGGCTAACGACATCTCCTCTGGAGAGGGAGGCTTTGGCAGCGATTTCAACAAGGTGACCCTTGTTGAGCCCGGCGATGGCTTGACCGAGCTACCACTTCTACCAAAGAGTGAAGTGGCAGAAAAGATCGTCGATAAGATTGTTGCAATGATTGGCCTCGCCTGATATAATATTGATTGGCAACCGACCAATAGGGCGGTGAGCAAGCACAAGGCCTAGCCTGCGGGCTGGCTCTCAAAAGAGATACGGCAAGGCTCGCTTGGATCGGAGACGACCGAGACGGCTCAGAAAAGAGCGCGGCGAAGATAAGACCGCGCTGAGTAAGCAATAAATGATGCCTTCTTGGGTATGCCCCGAGAAGGCATTTTCATTTTGAGGACTCTATGTATAGACCATTGATCACCCTGGAGAACATAAGTTTTATTTATAACCATAAGGCGAAAAACCCCATTACCGCCTTGACCGACATCAACCTGAGGGTTGAGCAAGGCGAGTACGTGTCCGTCGTTGGAGCGAATGGCTCTGGTAAATCGACCCTGGCCAAACATCTTAATGCTCTGTTGCTGCCCACAAGCGGTGACGTTTGGATTAAGGGGATGAACACAAAGGATCACTCCCAGACAAGGCTGATTCGCCAGACGGTAGGGATGGTCTTCCAAAACCCGGATAATCAGCTGGTGGCCACCACTGTTGAGGAGGATATCGCTTTCGGCCCGGAGAACCTGGGGATACCAAGCGATGAGATCAGAAGAGGGGTCGACCTGGCTTTGCAGACAGTCGGTATGTCGTCTTTCTGCACCCGTGCCCC comes from Chloroflexota bacterium and encodes:
- a CDS encoding type III pantothenate kinase, giving the protein MLLAIDIGNTNIVLGVYEGSELLAHWRIATEVHKLADEYAMLLGDLFAYAGLDMKAVNAVVVSSVVPPLTTTFHDLSQRYLGVGPLVVGPGIKTGVRIVSENPKEVGADRIVNALAAHRLYGGPAIIIDFGTATTFDAISRQGDYLGGAIAPGITISSESLFLHTAKLPRVELVRPKTAIGRNTVASMQSGIIFGYVGLVEGLIYRFRQELGECRVIATGGLAEIIAKETPLIQIVDPLLTLEGMRLIYEFNKESDDADQ
- the coaBC gene encoding bifunctional phosphopantothenoylcysteine decarboxylase/phosphopantothenate--cysteine ligase CoaBC — translated: MLTSKNIILGVTGGIAAYKAAELASMLTQAGAMVDVIMTEAATRFITPLTFQTLTRRPVIIEMFRLLEETKIAHVSLAERADLIAIVPATANTIAKIACGLADDMLSATILATQAPVVIAPAMNDGMYSNPITQENLARLRARGMTIVEPVYGRLASGRIGKGRLAKPHAIFGTIRQVLGQHGQLAGKRAVITAGGTQEPIDPVRFISNRSSGKMGYALAEALRDRGAKVTLISAPTALPVPVGVELVQVTTALEMKSAVEEALSAADILIMAAAVADYRPERSAPQKMKRVGHEITLKLVENPDILAGAADKPVFKVGFAAESENLIANAREKLIRKRLNLVVANDISSGEGGFGSDFNKVTLVEPGDGLTELPLLPKSEVAEKIVDKIVAMIGLA